Proteins from a single region of Chaetodon trifascialis isolate fChaTrf1 chromosome 10, fChaTrf1.hap1, whole genome shotgun sequence:
- the fam169b gene encoding protein FAM169B: protein MYPVDLPAVDDTDLTSASEQYLSSLESRSPANKVFQSSQTSEVLITENNIRRLQLFEDDKPDCMLLALHPHDDPTQVVAVYLHERWWCVDDVLRTSSESRSGLMWVQSIMERVLVFLLSRVVERSSEEEVLFSLHPRTESCKLLWRDSQVIGFYTVKHKGSLCDSWSSHGYLLPVLDTVLVRKSWRRRGFGLQMLEDFCSSFSSENFLGVSSPLSPSMVAVCRRFLQQHEEHRERLYEVEAPGGWTQRRNIWLSIQLGRYSFNIDEESNPTSGGTQRNEGGDSSQKIQPYNCGLDPASCSTCDVSIPLLIGSSKEQIKPCDPSQGGSSPSTKISGTGCSSAAHTSDLDSGPPTRPPQSPNTKQALIGKTSLSAEPCKEKPDAEETQRSAKRVRRT, encoded by the exons ATGTACCCTGTAGACCTTCCAGCTGTGGATGACACAGACCTGACATCAGCATCTGAGCAGTACCTCTCCTCTCTGGAGTCCAGATCTCCTGCTAATAAAGTGTTTCAGTCATCACAGACGTCAGAG GTACTgataacagaaaacaacataaggcggctgcagctgtttgaagatgACAAACCTGACTGCATGCTGCTGGCGCTTCACCCTCATGATGATCCGACGCAAG TGGTGGCTGTATACCTGCACGAGCGGTGGTGGTGTGTGGATGACGTCCTGCGAACGTCCAGCGAATCCAGAAGTGGCTTGATGTGG GTGCAGTCGATCATGGAGAGGGTGCTTGTGTTCCTGCTCAGTCGGGTAGTGGAGAGGtcctcagaggaggaggtgttgtTCTCCCTGCACCCCCGCACAGAGAGCTGCAAGCTGCTGTGGAGAGACAGCCAGGTGATCGGCTTCTACACCGTCAAACACAAAG GCAGCCTGTGTGACAGCTGGAGCAGTCACGGCTACCTGCTCCCCGTCCTGGACACAGTGCTggtgaggaagagctggaggaggagaggctttGGCCTTCAGATGCTGGAGGATTTCTGCTCCTCGTTCTCCTCTGAAAACTTTCTGGGAGTCAGCTCTCCATTATCACCAAGCATGGTGGCAG TGTGCAGGAGGTTCCTGCAGCAGCACGAGGAACATCGGGAGCGTCTGTACGAGGTGGAGGCTCCAGGGGGCTGGACTCAACGAAGAAACATCTGGCTCAGCATCCAGCTGGGCCGCTACTCCTTCA ATATTGATGAGGAGAGTAATCCAACATCAGGAGGAACACAGAGGAACGAAGGAGGTGACTCTTCTCAGAAG atcCAGCCTTACAATTGTGGACTGGACCCGGCCTCGTGCAGCACCTGCGATGTGAGCATTCCACTGTTAATAGGCTCTTCTAAAGAACAAATTAAACCTTGTGATCCAAGCCAAGGAGGAAGCTCCCCAAGCACCAAGATCTCTGGAACAGGATGTAGCTCTGCAGCCCACACCAGTGATCTGGACTCCGGACCTCCCACCAGACCACCACAGTccccaaacacaaaacaagctCTGATAGGCAAAACCTCTCTGTCTGCGGAGCCTTGCAAAGAGAAGCCAGACGCAGAGGAAACGCAGAGGAGTGCCAAACGAGTCAGAAGGACATGA
- the arpin gene encoding arpin: MSRIYHNTSLQNKPVHNEKFDSGWCPSVYESGQGVLVEGKLLDVSRHVISDDKNQKVRFYVLYIKPSRIHQRKFDASGKEIEPNFSDTKKVNTGFLMSSYKVEAKGESDRLSEEQLSAIVNKAELVKITDKHRPSGTCAFWYPEAEMDKTELETGQDVRLKTRGNGPFIFSLAKVDGGTVTKCNFAGDEKARASWTDKIMSNKADAVSAQRPEGDGEGAEEDEWDD, translated from the exons ATGAGTCGAATTTATCACAACACGTCTTTACAGAACAAACCAGTGCACAATGAGAAATTTGACAGCGGGTGGTGTCCCTCTGTGTATGAAAG TGGCCAGGGGGTCCTTGTAGAAGGAAAGCTGCTGGATGTTTCCAGACATGTAATCAGTGACGACAAAAATCAAAAG GTCCGTTTCTATGTGCTGTACATCAAACCCAGCCGCATCCATCAGAGGAAGTTCGATGCCAGCGGGAAGGAGATTGAGCCAAACTTCAGTGACACCAAAAAGGTCAACACTGGTTTCCTCATGTCCTCCTACA AGGTGGAAGCTAAAGGGGAGTCGGACCGCctgtctgaggagcagctgtcAGCGATAGTGAACAAAGCCGAGCTGGTGAAGATAACTGACAAGCATCGACCCAGCGGGACCTGCGCCTTCTGGTAcccagaggcagagatggacaAGACGGAGCTGGAAACAGGACAGGACGTCCGACTGAAGACCAGAGGAAACGGTCCTTTCATAT TCTCCTTAGCCAAAGTGGACGGCGGCACGGTGACTAAGTGTAACTTCGCTGGAGATGAAAAGGCCAGAGCGTCGTGGACAGACAAGATCATGTCCAACAAGGCGGACGCAGTCAGCGCTCAGAGGCCCgaaggagacggagagggagcagaggaggacgaATGG GATGATTGA
- the ldhd gene encoding probable D-lactate dehydrogenase, mitochondrial, producing the protein MLLGVTRSGQLLSHRRCLLQCRKIQSGNASRSAALDSVLSAFRSICGEDGVSLGEAVREQHGRDESVHRCRPPDVVLFPRCVEEVSALAKVCHNHHLPIIPFGTGTGLEGGVGAVKGGVCFSLRKMDQVLDLHQEDFDVTVEPGVTRKALNAYLRDTGLWFPVDPGADASLCGMAATSASGTNAVRYGTMRENVLNLEVVLADGTVIHTAGKGRRPRKTSAGYNLTNLFVGSEGTLGVITKTTLRLYGIPEAMVSAVCSFPSVQAAVDSTVQILQAGVPIARIEFLDDVMIDACNRFSCLSYPVTPTLFLEFHGSERSLEEQVNTTEGITQSNGGSDFQWARDAETRERLWKARHDAWYAAQALRPGCKAYATDVCVPLSRLPQIVVETKEDLIENRLTGPIAGHVGDGNFHCLMVLDPSDPEELHRVHLFTERLARRALAMDGTCTGEHGVGLGKRVLLCEEMGRMAIQVMQDLKDALDPKNLMNPEKILQPREL; encoded by the exons ATGCTGCTTGGCGTGACACGGAGCGGACAGCTGCTGTCTCACCGGCGCTGCCTCCTGCAGTGTCGCAAGATTCAATCAGGAAACGCCTCCAGA agtGCTGCTCTGGACAGTGTCCTCTCTGCGTTCAGGTCTATTTGTGGTGAGGATGGCGTCTCATTGGGCGAAGCTGTCAGAGAGCAACACGGCAGAGATGAGTCTGTACACAG ATGTCGTCCTCCAGATGTGGTGCTGTTCCCTCGTTGTGTGGAGGAGGTCAGCGCCCTGGCGAAGGTCTGCCACAACCACCACCTTCCCATCATCCCCTTTGGCACTGGCACTGGCCTGGAGGGAGGGGTCGGCGCAGTGAAG GGTGGCGTGTGCTTCAGCCTGAGGAAGATGGACCAGGTTCTGGATCTCCACCAGGAGGACTTTGACGTGACGGTGGAGCCTGGTGTGACTCGGAAGGCCCTCAACGCCTACCTGCGAGACACCGGCCTGTGGTTTCCTGTTG ATCCTGGCGCCGATGCGTCTCTGTGCGGCATGGCTGCCACCAGCGCGTCAGGTACCAATGCAGTGCGCTATGGAACTATGAGGGAAAACGTTTTAAACCTGGAGGTGGTGCTGGCTGATGGGACCGTCATACACACGGCTGGGAAGGGCCGACGTCCCAG gAAGACGTCAGCAGGCTACAACCTGACAAACCTGTTTGTGGGGTCCGAGGGCACCCTGGGGGTCATCACCAAGACTACGTTGCGCCTGTACGGCATCCCAGAGGCCATGGTGTCGGCCGTCTGCTCTTTTCCCTCAGTCCAGGCTGCTGTGGACAGCACAGTGCAGATCCTACAAGCAGGAGTGCCCATCGCTCGCATTG agtTTCTGGATGATGTGATGATTGATGCGTGCAACAGGTTCAGCTGTCTGTCCTACCCCGTGACCCCGACTCTGTTCCTGGAGTTCCACGGCTCTGAGCGAAGCCTCGAGGAGCAGGTCAACACAACCG aGGGCATCACTCAGAGCAATGGCGGCTCAGATTTTCAGTGGGCTCGAGATGCAGAGACAAGGGAGCGGCTGTGGAAAGCGCGTCATGACGCCTGGTACGCTGCACAAGCTCTCAGACCTGGCTGCAAG GCCTACGCTACAGATGTGTGTGTCCCCCTGTCTCGACTGCCTCAAATAGTGGTGGAGACAAAGGAGGACCTGATTGAGAACAGGCTCACAG GTCCCATCGCGGGTCATGTGGGCGATGGTAACTTCCACTGTCTGATGGTGTTGGACCCCAGTGACCCAGAGGAGCTGCACAGGGTCCACCTGTTCACTGAGAGACTGGCCAG GCGAGCCCTGGCCATGGACGGCACATGTACAGGGGAGCACGGAGTGGGCTTAGGGAAGagagtgctgctgtgtgaggaGATGGGACGCATGGCTATCCAGGTCATGCAGGATCTCAAGGACGCCCTCGACCCAAAGAACCTGATGAACCCTGAGAAGATTCTGCAGCCGAGAGAGCTATAA